The Aestuariirhabdus haliotis genome includes a window with the following:
- a CDS encoding sensor histidine kinase — MKVKTQFLLIPFLTAFLVGYVALTFFAVQGSQAIKLSNLYESHLNVADTLEAYRTDLIRLHLSLFSTLTSNQSAPDQQEQLRSEVAEIESRIIQIENIRKQIIFTPQETVALERISQEFGYYLRATSELIQNVPITDASSDPETLANANQSFQLATLNLSNFLTTRRENSIEQLFQIQDKADEELSRLGTLLLLTIAFIVISCWIVSRQLQGSIGKLVSTLGELSQGNTRIEVPQTTANNEFRDIFSAVENFRNTQIKYQHSRQALDSRSRELERLLSTIPGMAYRCEKDERRNLLMASAGCLDLTGYRAEELTESKLISYAELIHPDDLPRILDQIEDATLNQHTFQLTYRLIDRNQETRWVLDRGMEVFDDDTNLGTLEGLVIDISERKQAEEQARKLNSQLEHRVEERTQDLQQTIQQMTELQNQLIESEKQASLGSLVSGVALEINTPIGICVTATSHLEIEVNKLLRKIESEQLRRSELVQFVALFNEGLQLIQSNVRTAAGLVNSFKLMAADRDNEELRSFYLNEYLGELINGINPRLHTQGHSISLNCPDNLMLHSYPGAFYQIITKLVDNSVEHGFAHTANGHINIEVEASDGLLRVIYTDNGIGVGDNVKKHIFEPFYSAGEKRKQGLGLNIVYNTVTQMLQGQIHCSSEPGQGICFEIEAPIDAVSKANSQ, encoded by the coding sequence ATGAAGGTAAAGACCCAGTTTCTGCTTATCCCGTTTTTGACCGCTTTTCTGGTCGGCTATGTTGCCCTCACATTTTTTGCCGTGCAGGGCTCGCAAGCGATAAAACTCTCTAACCTGTATGAATCTCACCTCAATGTGGCTGATACATTGGAAGCCTATCGAACCGATTTAATTCGTCTGCACTTGTCCCTGTTCAGCACCCTAACATCCAATCAGTCCGCTCCAGACCAGCAGGAGCAATTGCGCTCTGAAGTTGCAGAGATAGAGTCTCGGATCATCCAGATCGAGAACATTCGCAAACAGATTATTTTTACTCCCCAGGAAACAGTTGCCCTGGAGCGGATCAGCCAGGAGTTTGGCTACTATCTCCGCGCGACTAGCGAACTCATTCAAAACGTACCAATAACAGACGCATCGTCTGACCCGGAGACCCTGGCTAACGCTAACCAGAGCTTCCAACTCGCGACCTTAAATCTGAGCAATTTCCTGACCACTCGCCGGGAAAACAGCATAGAGCAGCTGTTCCAGATACAGGATAAAGCCGATGAGGAGTTATCCCGATTGGGCACTCTCTTGCTGCTAACCATTGCTTTTATTGTAATCAGCTGCTGGATTGTTTCCCGTCAGCTACAAGGCAGCATCGGCAAACTGGTTTCTACTCTCGGGGAATTATCCCAGGGAAACACCCGTATCGAGGTTCCCCAAACAACTGCCAACAACGAGTTTCGTGATATTTTTTCTGCGGTGGAAAATTTTCGTAATACTCAGATCAAGTACCAGCATTCAAGGCAAGCCCTTGATAGCCGTAGCCGGGAACTTGAGCGACTGTTATCTACTATCCCCGGGATGGCCTATCGTTGCGAAAAAGATGAACGTCGAAACCTGTTGATGGCCAGCGCTGGCTGCCTGGATTTAACAGGGTACCGAGCTGAGGAGTTGACCGAGAGTAAGCTCATCAGTTACGCCGAACTCATCCATCCTGATGATCTGCCTCGTATTCTCGACCAGATAGAGGATGCGACTTTGAATCAACATACCTTTCAGCTCACTTATCGCCTGATTGATCGCAATCAGGAAACTCGCTGGGTACTTGATCGGGGCATGGAGGTGTTCGATGACGATACCAATTTGGGTACCCTGGAAGGGCTGGTGATCGATATCAGCGAGCGCAAGCAGGCAGAGGAGCAAGCCCGCAAGCTCAACAGCCAACTTGAACACCGGGTTGAAGAGCGAACCCAGGATCTGCAACAAACCATTCAGCAAATGACCGAACTGCAAAACCAATTAATCGAATCGGAAAAACAAGCCTCGCTGGGTAGCCTGGTCTCTGGCGTTGCACTGGAGATAAACACCCCTATAGGAATCTGTGTTACTGCTACTTCCCACCTCGAGATAGAAGTCAATAAATTACTGAGAAAGATTGAAAGCGAACAGCTCAGGCGAAGCGAACTGGTTCAATTCGTAGCCCTGTTCAATGAAGGGCTGCAGTTAATTCAGAGTAATGTACGTACCGCTGCAGGCCTGGTTAACAGCTTTAAACTTATGGCCGCTGACCGGGATAACGAAGAGCTCAGGTCATTCTATCTTAATGAATACCTCGGCGAACTGATTAACGGTATCAACCCCAGACTGCATACCCAAGGACACAGTATCAGCCTGAACTGCCCAGACAACCTGATGTTACACAGCTATCCCGGTGCCTTTTACCAGATCATCACCAAGCTGGTAGATAACTCGGTCGAACACGGGTTTGCTCATACGGCAAATGGGCATATCAACATTGAGGTCGAAGCCAGTGATGGCCTGCTCAGGGTGATTTACACAGACAACGGTATCGGGGTGGGTGACAACGTCAAAAAGCACATTTTTGAACCCTTCTACAGTGCCGGTGAAAAGCGTAAGCAAGGGCTGGGATTGAACATTGTCTACAACACAGTAACCCAGATGCTACAAGGGCAAATCCATTGCTCAAGCGAACCTGGCCAAGGTATCTGTTTCGAGATTGAAGCCCCAATTGATGCCGTATCCAAAGCCAACTCACAGTAA
- a CDS encoding GAF domain-containing protein produces MTIISDESSFYPRLFKQAENLLGTELDAIANMANLSSLLFMEMERLNWAGFYLAQDGQLVLGPFQGNPACVRIELGTGVCGTAAASGNPQVIANVHDFPGHIACDAASNSELVIPLCDSQGLVGVLDLDSPDLGRFTEADLQGLMPITQLLSQSDFSFLRR; encoded by the coding sequence ATGACTATTATTTCTGATGAATCCTCATTTTATCCGCGACTGTTCAAACAGGCGGAAAACTTGCTGGGAACCGAACTTGATGCAATTGCCAATATGGCAAATCTCTCCAGCTTGTTGTTTATGGAGATGGAGCGCCTGAATTGGGCCGGGTTTTATCTGGCTCAGGATGGCCAGTTAGTGCTCGGGCCGTTTCAGGGTAATCCGGCCTGTGTCCGAATTGAACTGGGGACAGGAGTATGCGGTACGGCGGCTGCTAGTGGTAATCCACAGGTTATTGCCAATGTGCATGATTTTCCAGGTCACATCGCCTGCGATGCTGCCAGTAACAGTGAGCTGGTTATTCCGCTTTGTGACTCTCAGGGTTTGGTTGGTGTGCTTGATCTGGATAGTCCCGATCTGGGGCGATTTACCGAAGCTGACTTACAAGGCTTGATGCCTATCACACAGTTATTAAGCCAAAGCGATTTTAGTTTTTTACGGCGCTAA